The sequence TGCAGCTGGAGGGaatcagacgtgtgtgtgtgtgtgtgtgtgtgtgtgtgtaataaaacatTGAGAAAATTACACAATATTCCTCTTATCTCTTACCTTACAGCAGCTACAGTGATAAACATCTCCTTAACTTCTGTGTATCACTGGAGCATCTGcagtgagctgttgctatggaaacgataagatATAAGAGCAacaatataaacctgtgctacagtcagagctgcagttagagaaaattaatcaacactttctgaccagaAAGCAGGGCTGTAATCATGTGAGATGTTATTGATGATAAGTGCAGAAGCTCTGGAGTAGATCTGTTCAGTGTTCAGGTTCAGGGAGAATGATGTGGCTTAAATCAGAGCGCTGGCCCGTGTGAAAGGTCAGATTCTGTCATCATCACACTTGCCCATGGTGTAAAAGCTTCATGATTCATCCCTGACCTCTTCATCCCTCGTCCTCAGATCCCTGTAATGACAGGAGCCTTCATGGACTCGTCTCCAAACGACGACTACAGCACGGATCACTCGCTCTTCAACTCATCGGCCAGCGTCGCTCTTCACCAGCAGGAGGCGCCGCAGAGGGTTTCCCGTGACGCCATCTGGCTCTGGATCGCCATTTCTGCCACCATCGCTAACATCGTGGTGGTTGGAGTCGTCTACGCCTGCACCTTCTGAAAGCAGGAACTTTGGGGAACAAGCGTGGGATCACGCTCCACAACGTTCTTTTCCATTTCAACACAAATCAAGGTCATGAGTCCAGATTCAGATGCTAAttaattgttttgttgttgctaCAAGGTGATGGAGATTATAATGATCTGATCAATTATCACACTTCAAATGTTAAACTTTCAGACAGAAATATCTGACTAGAAGAGTgttcagtaaataaaaacagttcatTAAAATTTTTACTCTTCAGCTACAAAATGCTGAAATTATTCTGGCTTAAAATCAGTAATCACTTTAATCACCTGCTCAGGTGAATACCTCTGCTCCTTTCACACGCCTCAAACCCGGATTATAATCTGAgcagttacataaacaacatgcATTTACCCGCGTAAACAAACACGTCACTGCgactggaatctgattggtgcATTAGgcattaatatgcaaatgagctcatTTACATAGTGTTGTTATTTTGGtagatattttataaatattatttgattttattttaaaataaaattaagattATAATCAGATTTAGATCAGACTCCACACAGATGAAGAGTCGAACTCGAGCAGGACAGTGAAATACACGACATTTAAAACTCTTAGCAAAGGTTATAGATTCTAAATGTGACTTTTGcagtaatttaataaattatctTAATAAATCATTAGGTTTCGTCTGAGCAGAGCAGCCCTAAGTGCTTTAGGAAGAAATTAAACATTCCACAGTCACCACTCCATACTGCAGAGATTAAAACTTTtcctctgatttatttatttattttttacatttatgaagTGAATTAAACTCATGTTTACAACACCATCTGATTCATGTAGCACATCTACACTTCagtttattgacatttattttcttcaggCTATAAAAGTGATTTGATTATTCAGATTATTTTGCCTGGATacaggatatttatttatttatttatttatttatttatttatttatttatttatttatttatttatttatttcattttcttttgtctGGATACAGGATTTgccccatttatttatttatttatttatttatttatttatttatttatttatttatctatttatctatttattattattatttttatttatttatttcattttcttttgtctGGATACAGGATTTTTTCCTACACATTATTGCTGAGATTATTtgtactcacacacaaaaataattttattatataaatgaattaatttttttttatatctgatATGCAGAAGTGATGGTGAATATCACAACACACAATTCTGCATTAACATTTAGTGCTCAACATTTCgagatttatttagtttatttgtttattatgtatAAGGACAGGGTTGTAGAAGAGCATATTTAATGTTGTatattaatttaacattttaagtattttttttgttgttgtagttgtttaAAGTGCAGTTTAATCTAGAGGTTCTGACAGTATTTTTATCGAGCTGTAATGATTTTCTGTTCAAGTTTTTAGAGAAACTAaacaaacagaagaagaaattgtgtaatatttctgaagattttgtatatatattggATATTTTCGCCTTTAGCAGGCCGACTGTGTATGTACGTATTTTTTGAAGCTTTAAATGTATAGAATACACAGAATGCTATTttatctctttttgtctctgctTGAGTTTGTTGATGACTTTTGATATAGAAATTAAATCCTCATTAGAATCAAATCTGCAGTGTTTATAGTCTGATTTCTCTCATGTTCACTGTAAGAGTGTATTTAATCTCTAACCCAGCTCTAATAATCCAGCTATAAAAACATCCTCTGGGTTCTTTGTGTTTATCTTAATAAAGTGTGTTATtaacatgttttaatatttGAATTAAACTAGTCAGAGTGAAAACTGGTGCAgcttaatgtaaataaataaacagcaactCATCACTGTATAAAATCTGGTACTAAATATTATTAACTGTGTTATCCAGCATCTGATATCACactctgacctcacaaatagctttttttctttatctcacCAATTCAAGACAAGgaaatgggattttttttctagatttatgctaaatgtttttttttttataattctcACATCGTAAATTAGTTCTTTGGTGGTTGTGAGATCAGATGAGAGCCTTAATGTATAATGATGCGATTTAATTGACAATAGACAATATAATGTGGTATAATGTGGATCTCATACAGTGTCACGAGGACTCGTCGTAAATAATCCCACAGCTGAAGAAAAGACAAACCTCGGCTGAAAAGACGAGTCTAATCTGCAGTTCCATCAACtgctgaaatgaaacagagataCTAAGAAAAGAAATGGTGAAGGAGTGTAGAGTGTGAGAGAAGAACTCAGTCAGCTTGGATTTTGGGTCAGTTATGTGATAATTGAAGAGATGAAGGAGGATGTGATGTAAATGTCATGGCGTTGGTGCtgtgtggtgagacagagcgcCGCTGCAGGACGTCTCACCTCGGCACGTTCACTTTCTGTCTCAACAGTCCACTGACAATGTGCTCGGCCTTGTAATGACTTTGTGGGAGAGGAGACGCCAGTTGCCATAGCAACTAGAGGGACCTGGCTCTGGTTtgggctgacacacacacacacacacacacacacagtgtagccCAAACACACTCCCCACTGGCTTAATCAGTGATGCAGATGCAGATGAGGgaatataaagaaaatgaaaaggttAAAGGTCACCGATATTGAAGATTACATATTAAACTACTAAATATTAAaccttaaatattaaaatcatgACCAAGAGCTGTTTTAATTTCATCAGAAATATTACgtatcatttatattaaaatctaaTATTTAACTCCAGATATCTGATGTTTATCTAAACTCCTCCCTGCtgttctcagccaatcagatcgcACCATGCTGCACTGACAACAGTGTACTGTGGATTCTTATTAAGAAATATGACATTAAAGAACTAAAGTGATTAAAAAACAGTTTTCGGTGAGGTGCCTAAACTTTTGGTTCcacatttattcttttattttttattactggaggattatttttatttatttatttatttatttatttatttatttatttatttatttatataaatatatgaactTGCACCTTAATTAcactttaattataatttttcagCAAATACATTTTAACACAAGCAGTTTaattttttcataaataaattaatatttgggttcaataaaatatattacagaatagagagcagaaataaagagcagattttaaataaataaatcaataaataaccCAGAAGAATTATTCCGCTTAGTGTCTCTCACTGCAGTGTAATATAAATGCGTCAaaaatattagatttattttttaaacctggaGTGTCTCTGTGAagctgtttttttatatatataattctttaTTAAGTCTTTCTTCATATTTCAGAGACAGTATTTGTCATTTTGTCACTTTAGGGGACAAAATCAAGCAGTAATTTATTACACTATTAGAATAAAGTGCTGGAGCTGAAGATTGAGTAAAAGCTTCAGACAGAGGAGTGTTTCAGTGTGAAAGCTAAGGCTAGCAGAGCGCCTGCTAGTGGAGTTCACTCACCGATACTGCAGGAGAGTTCATGTAGCACAGCTTCTGTAGATTATTTGCGTAAATAAGGAACAAACAGAATGGAGCATGAAGTTAGAGGACAATAtgtgaggaggtgagagagctggacagactaacGGACAGTAAAGCACCGCTGCATCGCCCTCTTTAGGTGCAGAAGTGAGGGTTAAATGATGATGTGAGTAACTGCAGAAAACTTTTAATAGATTAAAATAATAACGGATTATTTCATTCTGAAATCGTTCTGTTGAAGGTCACAGATGaagacatttcatttcatttcatttcattgtctgtagcgcttatccgatctatcctcaggtcacggggagcctgtgcctatctcaggcgtcactgggcatcaaggcaggatacaccctggacggagtgccaacccatcacagggcacacagaTGAAGATATCATTAATGATAATTATGAAGAATAAGATCTTCATTCTTTGTGTCAGTCCTGTTCCCATCCCAGGTCCTGAGTAGATTCGGCTCTGATCCAAATCCAGAGCAAACATTTGCCAAGATTTCAGTTCCAGCTCCAGATGTTAGCTCTCAGTTCCTGCTCCAGTTCTTACTCCATGTTTAGTTCAGGTTTTTCTTCTCTTGGCCCAGGACCAGAACCTTTCTCCATGTGAGACTTGGATCCAATTCAAATCTCTGAATCCCAGAACCTCTCTCATGGATCTCTTCTCAGGTTACAGTCTCTTTTCTGGCTCGTTCTGTGAGTAGCTCTTTTTGGTCATGTCATAGTCTTTGTCTTTGACCCAGTAGCCCAGACCTAGTccatgtggtagcttagtggttaaggtgttagactactgatcagaaggttgtgagcgtgaatcccaggttcaccaagcagttactgctgggcccttaatcctcaatttcTCAGATgtaatgagataaaatgtaagttgctctggataagggcatctgccaaatgcctatAGTGTCCTCTGTGTCTACTTCAAGCATCTAATCATACCTTCTTAGACTCAGACCCTGCACTTGAAACCTGATCTCAGGTCTGATCCAACCCCAGAAAATGTTTCAGGTCTCCTCACATATTTTAGTCCTTGATCCAGAACTGAGGCTCTGAGTTCCAACCCACTCCATTCCCACAGTCTCCAGAACTCATCTCAGTGTTTTGAGTCACACTAAATTACAATGTTTATAGATGTTCTAGATGTGTTTTAAAACTTCTCATGCTGGAAGAACACCAGTCAGGATCTGAGAATATCCTCTAGTGAAGCTCTGTTAGAGATGAGTgagaacagagaagaagaaCAGAGCAGTGAAGAGGTCTTGATCACCAGACACTCAGTGCTTCAGATAACTAGAAGAAGTTCATCTAATGAGTGTAGGAAGAGTTTAGAGTTTAACTTGGTGAACAAATCTGGATCATTTTCAGGTGGTCTGCTTAAAGCCCTGACAGCTCTTGAGGATAAAGGTCTGAACAAGCATCTGAGCACCTGCGTGACCTCCATGGACAGAACTGACCTCCTAACCCTTCTGATGTTGTGAAGGAGACAGCTGCATAGGCGAGCCTCCAGGAATCTCGCTCTCATCCCTTCATCTGGAAGTAAACAGGAAGTTCTGTAGTCGTGAAGCCTAAAAAATGGAATGTTCTTGGAAAGATCTTGGAAAAATGGGAAGTTCTTCGTCACAGCAGACTGAGTTACGTGAGCTGCTGATCCTCTCAGTATCCAGTACAGCACTCAGACAGAGCCGTGGagttactggaagagtttataAAACACATTGCTCATTCAGGAGCTGCTTCTTATTACATTTCAAACACTGAGCAAAAAGACGTTCATTAACTAACAACGTAAACATCGGACTCATCCGTACGAGGTgttgtatgaaactgctgtgtaTCCTGGACTGTGTGTCTTTGAAGTGCTGGACTCTGTGTGTTCTGATGATGTGGAGTCTGAATCAGATATTAGTCAGAAACAAGGGACAATAATTAATACGCGTAAAACAACGTGTTCCTGATTCAGtgaaatacacactcactataattaCACTGATCATCACAAGCACTGAGACACGCTAACACAGTAACACGCTAACACAGTATCAATCTAACACAGGAACACGCAAACAGTAACACGctaacacagtatcacacaAACAAAGTAACACGCTAACACAGTAACACGCTAACACAGTATCAATCTAACACAGGAACACGCAAACAGTAACACGctaacacagtatcacacaAACAAAGTAACACGCTAACACAGTAACACGCTAACACAGTATCAATCTAACACAGGAACACGCAAACAGTAACACGctaacacagtatcacactaacaaagtaacacgctaacacagtaacacactaacacaggaaCCACAGTAACaaactaacacagtaacacactaacacagtaacacgctaacacaggaaccacagtaacacactaacacaggaacacagtaacacgctaacacaggaaccacagtaacacactaacacagtaacacgctaacacaggaaccacagtaacacactaacacagtaacacgctaacacaggaaccacagtaacacactaacacagtaacacactaacacagtatcacCCTAACACAGGaaccacagtaacacactaacacagtatcacactaacacagtatcacactaacacaggaACCACAGTAACaaactaacacagtaacacactaacacagtaacacgctaacacaggaaccacagtaacacactaacacaggaacacactaacacagtaacacgctaacacaggaaccacagtaacacactaacacagtaacacgctaacacaggaaccacagtaacacagtaacacactaacacaggaaccacagtaacacactaacacagtaacacactaacacagtatcacCCTAACACAGGaaccacagtaacacactaacacagtaacacactaacacagtatcacCCTAACACAGGaaccacagtaacacactaacacagtatcacactaacacagtatcacactaacacagtatcacactaacacagtaacacactaacacagtatcacactaacacagtaacacactaacacagtaacatgCTAACACAGTATCACCCTAACACAGTATCACCCTAACACAGGaaccacagtaacacactaacacagtaacacactaacacagtatcacCCTAACACAGGaaccacagtaacacactaacacagtaacacactaacacagtatcacCCTAACACAGGaaccacagtaacacactaacacagtatcacactaacacagtatcacactaacacagtaacacactaacacagtaacacactaacacagtatcacCCTAACACAGGaaccacagtaacacactaacacagtaacacactaacacagtaacacgctaacacaggaaccacagtaacacactaacacagtaacacactaacacagtatcacactaacacagtaacacactaacacagtatcacactaacacagtatcacactaacacagtaacacactaacacagtaacatgctaacacagtatcacactaacacagtatcacactaacacagtaacacactaacacagtaacacactaacacagtatcacactaacacagtatcacactaacacagtatcacactaacacagtatcacactaacacagtatcacactaacacaggaacacactaacacagtaacacactaacacagtatcacgctaacacagtatcacactaacacagtatcacactaacacaggaacacactaacacagtaacacactaacacagtatcacgctaacacagtaacacgctaacacagtaacacactaacacagtatcacactaacacaggaacacgctaacacagtatcacactaacacagtatcacactaacacagtaacacactaacacagtaacacactaacacagtatcacactaacacagtaacacactaacacagtaacacactaacacagtatcatgctaacacagtaacacgctaacacagtaacacactaacacagtatcacactaacacaggaacacgctaacacagtatcacactaacacagtaacacactaacacagtatcacactaacacagtaacacactaacacagtaacacactaacacaggaacacgctaacacagtaacacgctaacacagtaacacactaacacagtatcacactaacacaggaacacgctaacacagtatcacactaacacaggaacacactaacacagtaacacactaacacagtatcacactaacacagtatcacactaacacagtaacacactaacacagtatcacactaacacagtaacacactaacacagtaacacgctaacacaggaaccacagtaacacactaacacagtaacacactaacacaggaaccacagtaacacactaacacagtaacacactaacacagtatcacactaacacagtatcacactaacacagtaacacactaacacagtaacacgctaacacaggaaccacagtaacacactaacacagtaacacactaacacaggaaccacagtaacacactaacacagtatcacactaacacagtaacacactaacacagtatcacactaacacagtaacacactaacacagtatcacactaacacagtaacatgctaacacagtatcacactaacacagtaacacactaacacagtatcacactaacacagtaacacactaacacagtatcacgctaacacagtaacacactaacacagtatcacactaacacaggaacacgctaacacagtatcacactaacacaggaacacactaacacagtatcacactaacacagtatcacactaacacagtaacacactaacacagtatcacgctaacacagtatcacactaacacagtatcacactaacacaggaacacactaacacagtaacacactaacacagtatcacgctaacacagtaacacgctaacacagtaacacactaacacagtatcacactaacacaggaacacgctaacacagtatcacactaacacagtaacacactaacacagtatcacactaacacagtaacacactaacacagtaacacactaacacagtatcacgctaacacagtaacacgctaacacagtaacacactaacacagtatcacactaacacaggaacacgctaacacagtatcacactaacacaggaacacactaacacagtaacacactaacacagtatcacgctaacacagtaacacgctaacacagtaacacactaacacagtatcacactaacacagtatcacactaacacagtaacacactaacacagtaacacactaacacaggaacacgctaacacagtatcacactaacacagtaacacactaacacagtatcacactaacacaggaacacgctaacacagtatcacactaacacaggaacacactaacacagtaacacactaacacagtatcacgctaacacagtaacacgctaacacagtaacacactaacacagtatcacactaacacaggaacacgctaacacagtatcacactaacacagtaacacactaacacagtatcacactaacacagtaacacactaacacagtaacacactaacacaggaaCACGCTAACACAGGAACACGctaacacagtatcacactaacacagtaacacactaacacagtaacacactaacacaggaacacgctaacacagtaacacactaacacagtaacacactaacacagtaacacactaacacaggaaCACGCTAACACTATCTGAGACACACAAAAACCAACAAACTGGGACACACAAAACCGACAAACTGAGACACACAAAAACCAACAAACTGGGACACACAAAACCGACAAactgagacacacaaaaccaacaaactgagacacacaaaaccaacaaactGGGACACACAAAACCGACAAactgagacacacaaaaccaacaaactGGGAGacacaaaaccaacaaactgggacacacaaaaccaacaaactgggacacacaaaaccaacaaactgggacacacaaaaccaacaaactgagacacacaaaaccaacaaactGAGACACACAAAAACCAACAAACTCAGACGAATAAACCAACAATctgagacacacaaaaccaacaaactGAGACACACAAAAACCAACAAACTCAGACGAATAAACCAACAAactgagacacacaaaaccaacatactgggacacacaaaaccaacaaactgggacaaacaaaaccaacaaactgAGACACACAAAAACCAACAAACTCAGACGAATAAACCAACAAACTGggacacacaaaaccaacaaactgagacacacaaaaccaacaaactgagacacacaaaaccaacaaactgagacacacaaaaccaacaaactCAGACGAATAAAACCAACAAactgagacacacaaaaccaacaaactgagacacacaaaaccaac comes from Hemibagrus wyckioides isolate EC202008001 linkage group LG25, SWU_Hwy_1.0, whole genome shotgun sequence and encodes:
- the LOC131345792 gene encoding uncharacterized protein C14orf132-like; amino-acid sequence: MDLSFMAAQIPVMTGAFMDSSPNDDYSTDHSLFNSSASVALHQQEAPQRVSRDAIWLWIAISATIANIVVVGVVYACTF